The genome window CTAAAGAATGCGCTCCACAAAGGCGTGGCGGTGCAAGGAAACGAGAAAGACGAGGCTCATTTGCCTCGTCTTTCTTAATTTATGCTCCGGCTCACGGGCAGGAACTCCTCCCCACGATGACGAAACAAGATGCCATAGACTTTCTATACGAGTTTGGAAGATGAAGCTTAGCGATATTCGATTCGACACCTACTATCCCTATGCTGCGCTCACAGAGCGCCTACAGGCGCTTGTGGAGGCCTTCCCCCATCTGCTGCGACTGGAATCGATAGGGAAGAGCTATGAGGGGCGTGATGTATGGCTTGTAACAGCAACCCGCTTCGAAACCGGCCCCGATATCGAAAAGCCCGCCTATTGGTGCGACGGAAATATCCATGCCACAGAGGTGTCCGCCTCCTCGGCCTGTCTCTATATTCTGCACTACCTCGCCACTCATTATGGGACTGATCCCGACGTCACACGCGCTCTGGATAGTCGTGCCTTCTATGTCGTACCCCGCGTTAACCCAGATGGAGCTGAACTCTATTTTTCCGATAAACCCCGCTTTCTCCGCTCCAGCGTTCGGCCTTATCCCTACGATGAAGAGCCTATAGAGGGCCTACGTATTGAAGACGTAGATGGAGATGGGCGCATACTGAATATGCGCATCCCCGATCCAAACGGCCCATGGAAGATCCATCCCGAGCATCCACGCCTGATGGTGCGTCGTGAGCCCACGGAGACCGGAGGAACCTACTACCGCATCTTGCCGGAAGGGATTTTGGAAAATTGGGATGGTTTCACCTTAACGGTGCAGCGTAATAAGGAGGGGCTTGACCTCAATCGGAACTTTCCTGCCCATTGGCGCCAGGAGCATCAACAGCGCGGCGCCGGTCCCTTCCCCGGCAGCGAACCCGAAGTGCACAATCTTCTGCAGTTTATCTCCAACCATCCAAACATCACCGGTGGCCTTACCTTTCATACCTATGGAGGCGTGCTGCTACGCCCTTACGGCACACAAGCCGACGATACCATGCCCGCAGAAGACCTTTGGGTCTTTCAGACCATAGGCAAAAAGGGGGCAGAACTCACCGGCTACCCTCACGTCAGCGTCTATCATGACTTTCGCTATCATCCCAACGAGGTGATCACCGGAGTGTGGGACGACTGGATGTACGACCATCTTGGTCTCTTTGCCTGGACGGTGGAGATATGGTCACCACAGCGTCAAGCCGGGATTACAGAGGGTTTTAGCCCCGATACCAAGCCAGGGCAGTATCGGTTTATTGAGTGGTATCGAGACCATCCGCTGGAGGAAGACATCAAGATGTTGGAGTGGTCCGATGCCAATCTGGGTGGCAAAGGCTACGTGGCTTGGCGTCCCTTCCAACACCCACAATTGGGAGCTGTAGAGATAGGTGGCTGGGATGTGCAGTATGCCTTTCGTAATCCGCCGCCCCAATTCCTGGAAAAAGAGATCGCGCCGTTTGCCCACTGGGTCGTATGGAACGCCCTCCTATCGCCCTTGCTACAGGTGCACAGCGCAACTGCCGAGCCGTTGGGGGAGGGGGCTTACCGCGTTCAACTGGTAGTAGATAACGTGGGTTGGCTGCCGACCTATATTAGCAAAAAGGCACTCGAGAAGCAGGTGTGTCGTCCGTTGGTAGCCGAGATCGAGCTGCCTGAAGGCGTCGTGCTAGAGGTGGGTAAACCCCGCACAGAAGTGGAGCAGTTGGAGGGCAAGGCCTATAAAGCCTCTGCTCCTTATGGATGGACGGCCGATGCCACCCGCGAGCGTACCAAGGTGGAGTGGGTAGTGCGAGGCCCAGCGGGCGTGAACGTAAAACTTACGGCTCGTCACGATAGGGCTGGTGTAGTACGTGCCCAGGTAACGTTACCAGCGTTTTAAGGGTAGAGAGGATGTGTTAAGGCCCTTCCTCTGCTTCCTCTTCCAACCCGATGTAGACATACCCTGCTTCTACCTTGCACGGGTATGTTGTGACACAGAGGGTGGGGTCGTCAGGTGACTCTCCTGTACGGATATCGAACTCCCAATAGTGCAGAGGACAGATAACAACGTTCCCTTCTACCCATCCTTCGCCGAGCGGGCCACCGAGATGAGGACAGGTGTTGTTCAAGCAGTAGAAGGTTCCGTTTACCTTGAAGATGGCTACCTCCATTGGAGTAGACATGGAACCTTCGGGAGGCAGCAGCCTGTCTAAATGGTAGATTCGAGCTGTATCGGGAGGAATGTCGGAGACGGAAGCCACTTTTAGCCAACGCATTGCACGTAACCTCGATATGCCATAAGGGGGCATTAAGTTGCTCTCTGTCTCTGCCATAATAGTTGCAGACGGGAACTTAAAATACCCGAAACCCTATATATTTTGTAAGATATCTGCGTGAGCTGAACAGACATAGATAATTTGGTATGTAGGCGTTCCGATTGGTGGATGCTAAAATCGCGCCAAGGAGGGAAAGTCTTGGAAACGAAAGGCACTTCCGAAGAAAAGTTTGTGGCAAGGTTGCCCGAAGTAAAGCCACGTAGGCAGCCGGAACCCTTGCCGTTCGAAAACAGTCCAAGCGCTGGGCGCCGCTTTCCGCTCTTACTGCTTCTTGCTGTCACGCTAATTGTTGGGATAGGACTAGGAGGCTATATTGAAAGTCGAAGAGTTCGCGCGCGACAGATGGTAGCTGCCGTGAATGGATACCCTATCTATCAGGATGAGTTCTACCGCCATCTCGAACAGGTTGCTGGACCGCAAGTACTCAAAAACTGGCGCGACACGGTGCTGCGCATTCAATTTGCACAGAGCCTTGGGGTAGCTCCAAGCGATCAAGAAGTAGACCAGCGCTATGCCGAGATCAGCAAAGCGCCGCATTTCGACCAGATGCTGGCTGACCGGTACGAGACACCCGATGATGTGAAGATGAATCTCCGTTCCACCTTGGCGCAGATCGCGATTTTGACCCACTACTATGGACACCCGCTGCCCACATCGGCTGTCGAGGCCGTCTATAAGAAAAATACCGATCCATCCAATCCCAATGCGCTTTTCTATCATCCCGAGCAGGTTCAGATCGCCGTGATCATTACCAAAGACAAAGCCACCGCTGACAAGGCCTACGATGCCCTTACCTCAGGAGCCTCCTTCTACACGGTGGCAAAGCAGTATAGTCAGGATGTCAGCGCCCAAAACGGTGGCCTGCTTCCGTGGATGCGCAAACAGGGTGGCAGCGCACCACAGGCCCTCAAGGATTTGATCTTCTCTCTTCATGTTGACCAAACTACCACCCCTCATTTCTTTATGGTGCGCGATGCTGTAACACATCAACTGCGGCCGACGTGGTGGATCATTCGTATGGTAGGTCATATCCCCGCTTCAACCGATCCCTTTGAAACGTGAAAGAGCAGTGTGAGCTGTTAGCGTTACAGGAACTACTGACCCCGCAACAAAACGCTCAGTATCAGAAAGATTTCGACGCTTTCAAGAAAAAGGCTCGACTACAGGCGTTTTGGCCGCGCTATCAGGCGGTATTGTCGTCCGATTAGGAATCCACTGAACAGAAGGAAGGCGCTTCCAACGTTACTGGAAGCGCCTTTTTGGTTATCGCTATCCGCTTTGCTAGGTTCTTTCTTTAGCAAAACAGTGCCGGCTGGAAACGACCACGCGCTTAGCTGTTGCCATGGAGTGCTTACGGGTAAGCTTTGACATCCTCCCCGGCCTGAAGGCCGGAGATTCCTACGGCGCTCAGGTATGGTATTCCCCTGAGTCGCTTCCTTGGGTTCCCGCTTCCGACCCCCATTAGGGTTCAAACCACAGGACAGCCGGGCTGACACCCCAGGAACCCTGCGGCCTCCTGGGCGAAGCGTCGCCCGTGTCCTAACCTGCGTCTCGCAACAGTCGCATCCCACAAGAAAGGATGTTGACCGCGCCGACCACATCGGCGTTTCCCTCGAAACCACACTCCACACAAGCGAACTTGGCTTGCGTCTGCCGGTTGTCCGCACAGACA of Chthonomonas calidirosea T49 contains these proteins:
- a CDS encoding M14 family metallopeptidase → MKLSDIRFDTYYPYAALTERLQALVEAFPHLLRLESIGKSYEGRDVWLVTATRFETGPDIEKPAYWCDGNIHATEVSASSACLYILHYLATHYGTDPDVTRALDSRAFYVVPRVNPDGAELYFSDKPRFLRSSVRPYPYDEEPIEGLRIEDVDGDGRILNMRIPDPNGPWKIHPEHPRLMVRREPTETGGTYYRILPEGILENWDGFTLTVQRNKEGLDLNRNFPAHWRQEHQQRGAGPFPGSEPEVHNLLQFISNHPNITGGLTFHTYGGVLLRPYGTQADDTMPAEDLWVFQTIGKKGAELTGYPHVSVYHDFRYHPNEVITGVWDDWMYDHLGLFAWTVEIWSPQRQAGITEGFSPDTKPGQYRFIEWYRDHPLEEDIKMLEWSDANLGGKGYVAWRPFQHPQLGAVEIGGWDVQYAFRNPPPQFLEKEIAPFAHWVVWNALLSPLLQVHSATAEPLGEGAYRVQLVVDNVGWLPTYISKKALEKQVCRPLVAEIELPEGVVLEVGKPRTEVEQLEGKAYKASAPYGWTADATRERTKVEWVVRGPAGVNVKLTARHDRAGVVRAQVTLPAF
- a CDS encoding Rieske (2Fe-2S) protein, which encodes MRWLKVASVSDIPPDTARIYHLDRLLPPEGSMSTPMEVAIFKVNGTFYCLNNTCPHLGGPLGEGWVEGNVVICPLHYWEFDIRTGESPDDPTLCVTTYPCKVEAGYVYIGLEEEAEEGP
- a CDS encoding peptidylprolyl isomerase, encoding METKGTSEEKFVARLPEVKPRRQPEPLPFENSPSAGRRFPLLLLLAVTLIVGIGLGGYIESRRVRARQMVAAVNGYPIYQDEFYRHLEQVAGPQVLKNWRDTVLRIQFAQSLGVAPSDQEVDQRYAEISKAPHFDQMLADRYETPDDVKMNLRSTLAQIAILTHYYGHPLPTSAVEAVYKKNTDPSNPNALFYHPEQVQIAVIITKDKATADKAYDALTSGASFYTVAKQYSQDVSAQNGGLLPWMRKQGGSAPQALKDLIFSLHVDQTTTPHFFMVRDAVTHQLRPTWWIIRMVGHIPASTDPFET